One Acanthopagrus latus isolate v.2019 chromosome 12, fAcaLat1.1, whole genome shotgun sequence genomic region harbors:
- the LOC119029480 gene encoding protein AMBP-like, with translation MMQKAVILVPLLLLGWTFTLQGLPVLPEPLYTTQENFDVTQFLGTWHDVALASTCPHIQSHRSDAAIGKLVLQRGATADKLKATRTVLRHGTCKEMSGDYELTSTPGRFHYHIARWGADVDAYVVHTNYNEYAIVIMSKQKSSGEKRTSLKLYSRTMSVRATVLEDFKTLVREQGMSDDTIVIKQDKGDCVPGEQVAEPTTELEPRRVRRNSPFADEGGSGFAEEGLEGSFLNVTEACGAAPDTGPCFGLHQRYFYNSSSMSCELFKYGGCLGNKNNFMDERACLQSCRTEAVCRLPMVPQPCTGQPSIWAFDSTVGLCVAYKKGICQANGNKFYGKAECEEYCGLQKDALLEADQ, from the exons atgaTGCAGAAAGCAGTGATTCTTGTTCCCCTGCTGCTCCTGGGGTGGACCTTCACCCTCCAGGGGCTCCCTGTACTCCCAGAACCTCTTTACACCACGCAGGAGAACTTTGATGTGACTCAG TTTTTGGGAACCTGGCATGATGTCGCCCTGGCGAGTACATGTCCCCATATCCAAAGTCACAGGAGCGACGCGGCCATCGGTAAACTGGTGCTGCAGAGAGGCGCCACCGCAGACAAACTCAAGGCGACTCGAACTGTACTTAG acACGGAACATGTAAGGAGATGTCTGGGGACTATGAGTTGACCTCCACGCCGGGGCGATTTCATTACCACATTGCAA GGTGGGGGGCAGACGTGGACGCCTACGTGGTTCACACGAACTACAATGAGTACGCGATTGTGATAATGAGCAAACAGAAGTCGTCAGGGGAGAAGAGAACCTCGCTCAAGCTTTACA GTCGAACCATGTCTGTCAGAGCCACAGTGCTGGAGGACTTCAAAACACTCGTCAGAGAACAGGGGATGAGTGACGACACCATTGTGATTAAGCAGGACAAAG GTGACTGTGTTCCTGGGGAGCAGGTGGCTGAGCCGACAACTGAGCTTGAGCCTCGG AGGGTAAGGAGGAACTCTCCTTTTGCTGACGAGGGGGGTTCTGGTTTTGCGGAAGAGGGTCTGGAGGGCAGTTTCTTGAACGTAACTG AGGCCTGTGGAGCAGCGCCAGACACTGGACCATGTTTTGGGCTACACCAGCGCTACTTCTACAATTCCTCCTCCATGAGCTGCGAGCTCTTCAAGTACGGAGGCTGTTTGGGCAACAAGAATAATTTTATGGATGAGAGAGCCTGTCTGCAGAGTTGTCGCACTGAGG CTGTGTGCCGTCTGCCCATGGTGCCCCAACCATGCACAGGACAGCCGTCCATCTGGGCCTTTGACTCCACCGTGGGTCTGTGTGTGGCCTACAAAAAGGGCATCTGCCAGGCCAACGGCAACAAGTTCTATGGGAAGGCCGAGTGTGAGGAGTACTGCGGGCTGCAAAAAGACG CGCTCCTGGAGGCAGATCAGTGA
- the LOC119030181 gene encoding protein AMBP-like → MQWAGSAVSLLVLGLAWTLQASPVHHKPLNLTQENFDLGRFMGKWYEVAVVSSCPHYTRRKSADPVIVALDLQHVTSEGNFTMTATSFRNGTCKKTSTDYGLTSTPGRFFHHVARFGADVDSFVVHTNYSEYAMMLLHGIEKPSGIESITVKLYSRTMNVTAAVLDDFKTLVREHGMTSDAIIMNQNKGSCGITEEED, encoded by the exons ATGCAGTGGGCAGGCAGTGCGGTTTCCCTTCTGGTCTTAGGGTTGGCCTGGACGTTGCAAGCGTCCCCTGTTCACCACAAACCCCTTAACCTCACACAGGAGAACTTTGATCTGGGCAGG TTCATGGGGAAGTGGTATGAGGTAGCAGTGGTTTCTTCTTGTCCTCACTACACGCGCCGAAAGAGTGCAGACCCCGTCATTGTTGCACTGGACCTGCAACATGTCACCTCTGAGGGAAACTTCACAATGACGGCCACCAGTTTCAG GAATGGCACGTGTAAGAAGACGTCCACAGATTACGGTTTGACCAGCACTCCAGGACGATTCTTCCACCATGTTGCAA GGTTCGGAGCAGATGTTGATTCCTTCGTGGTTCATACCAACTACAGCGAGTATGCAATGATGCTCCTGCATGGTATAGAGAAACCATCAGGGATTGAATCCATCACAGTCAAGCTTTACA GTCGAACTATGAATGTAACGGCTGCCGTGCTGGATGACTTCAAAACACTCGTCAGAGAACACGGAATGACCAGCGACGCTATCATCATGAATCAGAACAaag GATCATGTGGAataactgaggaggaggattaG
- the ptgdsa gene encoding prostaglandin D2 synthase a, with the protein MRITVVAVVMVMCAMVAHADVKPQRDFNLQRFAGRWYRVGLAYDSPSFVPYRDKVKASMGVITVLPSGNVNLTMWDATPVGCLSKVYQYEKTNVAGQFTYFSTRHNMVKDITVVDTNYTDYALVLKHKVFNREYTQVALYGRSQSLRNNVIQRFKAFALSQGFSRESIITPPPAENCPPSGSGR; encoded by the exons ATGAGGATCACTGTGGTCGCCGTTGTCATGGTGATGTGTGCGATGGTGGCGCACGCAGACGTGAAGCCACAGAGGGATTTCAACCTGCAGAGG TTTGCAGGGAGATGGTACAGAGTGGGCCTGGCCTATGACTCCCCAAGCTTTGTCCCCTACAGAGACAAAGTGAAGGCCTCCATGGGTGTCATCACAGTGCTGCCAAGCGGCAACGTCAACCTCACAATGTGGGACGCCAC ACCTGTCGGCTGTCTCAGTAAGGTGTACCAGTATGAGAAGACCAACGTGGCCGGACAGTTCACCTACTTCAGCACAC GCCATAACATGGTGAAGGACATCACAGTGGTCGACACAAACTACACCGACTACGCTTTGGTTCTCAAACACAAGGTTTTTAACCGAGAGTACACACAGGTGGCGCTTTACG GTCGCTCTCAAAGCCTCAGAAACAATGTAATCCAGAGGTTTAAAGCCTTCGCCTTGTCCCAGGGTTTCTCCAGAGAGTCTATTATAACTCCACCCCCTGCAG AAAATTGCCCTCCATCAGGATCTGGACGTTAG